In one Trueperaceae bacterium genomic region, the following are encoded:
- the pyrF gene encoding orotidine-5'-phosphate decarboxylase, whose protein sequence is MSEGAPAEPFATRLAARSAAAGSVVCLGLDPRPEAHPLTAGHAADPRAAALAVARYLTAVMDATHDLVACCKPQVAFFEALGLPGLEALAGVMAHARSLGLPVILDAKRGDIGTTAEAYARAYLAPLATRGGAGAELAADALTVNPYLGLDTLEPFIAAAESSGAGLFVLVRTSNPGSGDLQELRLEGGGALYTRLADALAARAASLPADSHGYSSLGIVAGATNPGAIRDLRARSPRSLLLVPGYGAQGAGAADVAHAFDANGWGAVVNASRGLSYPPAAADAGSLREVAAAARAAAKAMRDDLDRVRGRA, encoded by the coding sequence ATGAGCGAAGGAGCGCCGGCCGAACCGTTCGCGACGCGGCTGGCGGCGCGCTCGGCGGCCGCCGGCTCCGTCGTCTGCCTCGGCCTCGACCCGCGGCCGGAGGCGCACCCGCTGACGGCCGGGCACGCCGCCGACCCGCGCGCCGCCGCCCTGGCGGTGGCGCGCTACCTCACGGCCGTCATGGACGCCACCCACGACCTCGTGGCCTGCTGCAAGCCGCAGGTGGCCTTCTTCGAGGCGCTGGGCCTGCCGGGCCTCGAGGCGCTCGCGGGGGTCATGGCGCACGCCCGCTCGCTGGGGTTACCGGTGATCCTCGACGCCAAGCGCGGCGACATCGGCACCACCGCCGAGGCCTACGCGCGCGCCTACCTCGCGCCGCTCGCGACCAGGGGCGGGGCGGGCGCCGAACTGGCGGCGGACGCGCTCACCGTCAACCCGTACCTGGGGCTCGACACGCTCGAGCCGTTCATCGCGGCGGCGGAATCGAGCGGCGCCGGGCTGTTCGTGCTCGTGCGCACCTCCAACCCGGGGAGCGGCGACCTCCAGGAGCTGAGGCTGGAGGGCGGCGGCGCCCTCTACACCCGTCTCGCCGACGCGCTGGCGGCGCGGGCCGCCTCGCTGCCCGCCGACTCTCACGGCTACTCGAGCCTGGGGATCGTGGCGGGCGCCACCAACCCCGGCGCCATCCGCGACCTGCGGGCCAGGTCGCCCCGCAGCCTGCTGCTCGTCCCGGGCTACGGCGCCCAGGGGGCCGGCGCGGCCGACGTGGCCCACGCGTTCGACGCGAACGGCTGGGGGGCGGTGGTGAACGCCAGCCGGGGGCTCAGCTACCCGCCCGCCGCCGCGGACGCCGGCAGCCTCCGCGAGGTGGCCGCGGCGGCGCGGGCGGCGGCGAAGGCCATGCGCGACGACCTCGACCGGGTGCGAGGCCGCGCCTGA
- the secA gene encoding preprotein translocase subunit SecA, producing the protein MLGFVQKLFDNNDREVKRIQLEAVRAANALEERTEQVADLAAAYAALRRRHAEGGESLDALLPEAFALTRESAKRYLGLRHYDVQFVGGAALHSGRIAEMKTGEGKTLVATLALALNALSGKGTHLVTTNDYLARTGAEWMGPVYRGLGLKVGVIQHDTDGAARRDAYRNDITYITNSELGFDYLRDNMAFRPDQLVLREDTPLNYAIIDEVDSILIDEARTPLIISGPAELATDKYYTMAKIATQLERGEPSEGEKPATGDYSADAKSKDIHLTEQGIAKAEKLIGIDNIFSPENMETGHMLRQALRAAEHYHLDQQYVKDENGQIVIVDEFTGRLMPGRRFGEGLHQAIEAKEGVKIERENQTLATITYQNFFKLYNKIAGMTGTAKTEEKEFQEIYATDVLVIPTNKPVIRRDEEDIIYRTVEGKFSAVVDEIVEVHATGQPVLVGTVTIEASERLSKMLKRRGVEHEVLNAKYHGREAEIVAQAGRSGAVTISTNMAGRGTDIVLGGNPEWLARQLIEREGFDRYDSDTELFIKAIMMRKPEEARAALAKLEGLSPEIIPRLEKLRDDAETDHVTVVGLGGLHIIGTERHESRRIDNQLRGRAGRQGDPGSSRFYVSFEDDLMRLFANERVLGMMDRLGMDDSQPIEARMVTGAIERAQKRVEDRNFGIRKQLLEYDNVMSKQREVIYAQRREVLLGNDMSDEVQEMIASYVDAQVQRYLNPQIEPEERDVGALRTSLADAVPVFETVDFEPYRDKQPDDVTDELVEKMEAAYQAREEELGAPLLRELERFIVLQVVDQHWKEHLHNMDVLRQGIGLRGYGQRNPLQEYAFEGYNLFEEMNANIRLNVAKLLFRVQVNVDQRLERRPQRQAPVQYSAAGATGVAAAGAARGAAAGPARGSGPTSPIRAGEKVGRNDPCPCGSGKKYKHCHGRDQAAQA; encoded by the coding sequence ATGCTCGGATTCGTTCAGAAGCTCTTCGACAACAACGACCGCGAGGTGAAGCGCATCCAGTTGGAGGCCGTGCGGGCCGCCAACGCCCTCGAGGAACGGACGGAGCAGGTCGCCGACCTGGCCGCGGCCTACGCGGCGCTGCGGCGCCGCCACGCCGAGGGCGGCGAGAGCCTGGACGCGCTCCTGCCCGAGGCGTTCGCGCTCACGCGCGAGTCTGCCAAGCGCTACCTCGGCCTGAGGCACTACGACGTGCAGTTCGTGGGCGGCGCCGCGCTCCATAGCGGCCGCATCGCCGAGATGAAGACCGGCGAGGGCAAGACCCTCGTGGCCACGCTGGCGCTGGCCCTCAACGCCCTCTCTGGCAAGGGCACCCACCTCGTCACCACCAACGACTACCTCGCGCGCACGGGCGCCGAGTGGATGGGGCCCGTCTACCGCGGCCTCGGCCTCAAGGTCGGCGTCATCCAGCACGACACCGACGGCGCCGCCCGCCGCGACGCCTACCGCAACGACATCACCTACATCACGAACTCGGAGCTCGGCTTCGACTACCTGCGCGACAACATGGCCTTCCGCCCCGACCAGCTGGTGCTGCGCGAGGACACGCCCCTCAACTACGCCATCATCGACGAGGTCGACTCCATCCTCATCGACGAGGCGCGCACGCCGCTGATCATCTCGGGCCCCGCCGAGCTGGCGACCGACAAGTACTACACCATGGCCAAGATCGCCACCCAGCTCGAGCGCGGCGAGCCGTCCGAGGGCGAGAAGCCGGCGACGGGCGACTACTCCGCCGACGCGAAGTCGAAGGACATCCACCTCACGGAGCAGGGCATCGCCAAGGCCGAGAAGCTCATCGGCATCGACAACATCTTCAGCCCCGAGAACATGGAGACGGGCCACATGCTCAGGCAGGCGCTCAGGGCCGCCGAGCACTACCACCTCGACCAGCAGTACGTGAAGGACGAGAACGGCCAGATCGTCATCGTCGACGAGTTCACGGGCCGCCTCATGCCGGGCCGGCGCTTCGGCGAGGGGCTGCATCAGGCCATCGAGGCCAAGGAGGGCGTGAAGATCGAGCGCGAGAACCAGACGCTCGCCACCATCACGTACCAGAACTTCTTCAAGCTCTACAACAAGATCGCGGGCATGACGGGCACGGCCAAGACGGAGGAGAAGGAGTTCCAGGAGATCTACGCCACCGACGTCCTGGTCATCCCCACCAACAAGCCCGTCATCCGCCGCGACGAGGAGGACATCATCTACCGGACGGTCGAGGGCAAGTTCTCGGCCGTGGTCGACGAGATCGTCGAGGTGCACGCCACCGGCCAGCCCGTGCTCGTCGGCACCGTGACCATCGAGGCCTCCGAGCGCCTCTCCAAGATGCTGAAGCGGCGCGGCGTCGAGCACGAGGTCTTGAACGCGAAGTACCACGGTCGCGAGGCGGAGATCGTGGCCCAAGCCGGCCGCTCCGGCGCCGTCACCATCAGCACCAACATGGCGGGCCGTGGCACCGACATCGTGCTCGGCGGCAACCCCGAGTGGCTCGCCCGCCAGCTGATCGAGCGCGAAGGGTTCGACCGCTACGACTCCGACACGGAACTCTTCATCAAGGCCATCATGATGCGCAAGCCCGAGGAGGCGCGCGCCGCCCTCGCCAAGCTGGAGGGACTGAGCCCCGAGATAATCCCGCGCCTCGAGAAGCTGCGCGACGACGCCGAGACCGATCACGTGACCGTGGTGGGCCTCGGCGGGCTCCACATCATCGGCACGGAGCGCCACGAGTCGCGCCGCATCGACAACCAGTTGAGGGGCCGCGCCGGCCGCCAGGGCGACCCGGGCTCGAGCCGCTTCTACGTCTCGTTCGAGGACGACCTGATGCGCCTCTTCGCCAACGAACGCGTCCTCGGCATGATGGACCGGCTCGGCATGGACGACAGCCAGCCCATCGAGGCGCGCATGGTGACGGGCGCCATCGAACGCGCCCAGAAGCGCGTCGAGGACCGCAACTTCGGCATCCGCAAGCAGCTCCTCGAGTACGACAACGTCATGAGCAAGCAGCGCGAGGTCATCTACGCCCAGCGCCGCGAGGTGCTCCTCGGCAACGACATGTCCGACGAGGTCCAGGAGATGATCGCCAGCTACGTCGACGCGCAGGTGCAGCGCTACCTGAACCCCCAGATCGAGCCGGAGGAGCGCGACGTGGGGGCGCTGCGCACCTCCCTCGCCGACGCGGTGCCCGTCTTCGAGACGGTGGACTTCGAGCCGTACCGCGACAAGCAACCCGACGACGTCACCGACGAACTCGTCGAGAAGATGGAGGCGGCGTACCAGGCCCGCGAGGAGGAGCTGGGCGCCCCGCTCCTGCGCGAGCTCGAGCGGTTCATCGTGTTGCAGGTGGTCGACCAGCACTGGAAGGAGCACCTCCACAACATGGACGTGCTGCGCCAAGGCATCGGCCTGCGCGGCTACGGGCAACGCAACCCCCTCCAGGAGTACGCCTTCGAGGGCTACAACCTGTTCGAGGAGATGAACGCCAACATCCGCCTCAACGTCGCCAAGCTGCTGTTCCGCGTGCAGGTCAACGTCGACCAGCGCCTGGAGCGCCGGCCGCAGCGGCAGGCGCCAGTGCAGTACAGCGCGGCGGGCGCCACGGGGGTGGCGGCCGCCGGCGCGGCGCGCGGCGCCGCAGCGGGGCCGGCCCGGGGCAGCGGCCCCACCTCCCCCATCCGCGCCGGCGAGAAGGTCGGCCGCAACGACCCCTGCCCGTGCGGGAGCGGCAAGAAGTACAAGCACTGTCACGGCCGCGACCAGGCCGCGCAGGCCTGA